CCATACTGGCGTGTAATCGACAGGCTGTTTTAAAATCGCACGCAAATAGCGATCATTTTTTAATTCAGTCATTCCGTTTTCCAACTATTTGGCTTCTATTTAGGGGCGCTATTCTAACACCGTTTACCACGCAAAAGCTGTGTGCTTTGCAACCTAGATCATGTTATTAAGTTTTAAATCAGTGCTTAATTTGCACCCAACTTGTAACAGTGTTAAATATTTGTGTGCTAGCGAAAACAACAATTATAACCTGAGTACTCGCTACTCAGCATCTCATAACGACATCTTACTTACCCCCTCCCTCTCGGAGGGTTTTTTTTACCTGTCAATCAGGGTTTTATTTCAATCAATGTCCTTAATCGTTTGTTCAATTAATGCCCTCGCGATAGTTCCATGTGGAGCGACAGGAGGTAGATTCGGCACAGTAAACCACTGAGCATCACTCAATTCACTGTAGTCAGGCTTTAGCGCCCCGCCGCGATAGTCAGCTAAAAAACCCATCATCAAACTGGAAGGAAACGCCCAAGGTTGGCTGGAAAAATAGCGAATATTACACACATCGATACCCGTTTCTTCTTTGACTTCACGCGCAACGCATTGCTCCAGAGTCTCGCCAACTTCAACAAACCCGGCAATCACCGTGTACATCCCATTACGGTGTCTCGGATGCTGTGCTAGCAGAATTTGATCGCCGTTGCGTACTGCAACTATGATACAAGGAAATATTCTCGGGTAGTGTAGCGTCCGGCAATCACCACACTGCATAGCAATTTGATTATGGTTTAAGCGATTACGGCCGCCACAGGTTGGACAAAAACGCAAAGTTTGTGTCATGTGGCTATACTGTACAGCTTTACTGATCAGCAAAAACAATGGCTCAGCTAAGACCAAGCAATCACGCAATGAAGTTAAAGGCAGAGATTGCTCGAGATCATGTGCGTTGAGCCACATAACAGGTAACCCATTGTAATCTCCAATCTTTACTGCACTTTCTTCTGACAGAGCAAATGCTTGGGCTGGGCCACAAGGCAATTCATTGTCTATCAACCAAACCTCACTCCCTGATACAACACACCAATATGCATTACTCGTACGGTTTGTGTCACTGTTCTTAAACATTACCCATCCTCTCTGCTTGCAGTTCATTCATTTTACTGGCAATCTAATTTCATACCAGAGTTTGTAGTGGAACAATTTTCTGGCTATAAATTCTAGTAAGGACAAGAGGTTATTCTCTAGGATGGCTTTGCAAAGCAAAGCGTAATGATCACCG
This window of the Vibrio neptunius genome carries:
- the nudC gene encoding NAD(+) diphosphatase codes for the protein MFKNSDTNRTSNAYWCVVSGSEVWLIDNELPCGPAQAFALSEESAVKIGDYNGLPVMWLNAHDLEQSLPLTSLRDCLVLAEPLFLLISKAVQYSHMTQTLRFCPTCGGRNRLNHNQIAMQCGDCRTLHYPRIFPCIIVAVRNGDQILLAQHPRHRNGMYTVIAGFVEVGETLEQCVAREVKEETGIDVCNIRYFSSQPWAFPSSLMMGFLADYRGGALKPDYSELSDAQWFTVPNLPPVAPHGTIARALIEQTIKDID